Proteins encoded by one window of Maliibacterium massiliense:
- the trpB gene encoding tryptophan synthase subunit beta gives MKKGRFAQFGGQYAPETMMHALEELERAYEACKEDPAFKRELSALLHDYAGRPSRLYFARKMSRALGGAKVYLKREDLNHTGSHKINNVLGQVLLAKRMGKTRVIAETGAGQHGVATATAAALMDMECEVFMGQEDTERQALNVFRMELLGAKVHPVTSGTRTLKDAVNETMRAWVSRIEDTHYVLGSVMGPHPFPTIVRDFQKIIGEEIRAQLEEAEGKLPDALIACVGGGSNAIGAFYDFIQEPGVRLIGCEAAGRGVDSLETAATIATGKPGIFHGMKSLFCQDAQGQIAPVYSISAGLDYPGIGPEHAMLHAQGRAEYVPVTDDEAVEAFGYLSRTEGIIPAIESAHAVAYAMRLAPQMRPDQIIVVNISGRGDKDVAAIARYKGVEIYE, from the coding sequence ATGAAAAAGGGGAGATTCGCCCAGTTCGGGGGGCAGTACGCGCCCGAGACGATGATGCACGCACTGGAGGAGCTGGAGCGGGCGTACGAGGCATGCAAAGAAGACCCCGCATTCAAGCGGGAGCTGAGCGCGCTGCTGCATGATTACGCGGGCAGGCCGTCACGCCTCTATTTTGCGCGCAAGATGAGCCGCGCGCTGGGCGGGGCCAAGGTCTATCTCAAGCGGGAGGACTTAAACCACACCGGCTCCCACAAGATCAACAACGTGCTGGGGCAGGTGCTGTTGGCCAAGCGCATGGGCAAGACGCGCGTCATTGCGGAGACGGGCGCGGGGCAGCACGGCGTAGCCACCGCCACCGCCGCGGCGCTGATGGACATGGAGTGCGAGGTGTTTATGGGCCAGGAGGACACCGAGCGCCAGGCGCTCAACGTGTTTCGCATGGAGCTGTTGGGCGCCAAGGTGCATCCGGTCACCTCAGGCACGCGCACGCTCAAGGACGCGGTCAACGAGACCATGCGCGCATGGGTCTCGCGCATCGAGGATACCCACTACGTGCTGGGCTCGGTGATGGGGCCCCATCCTTTTCCCACCATCGTGCGGGATTTTCAAAAAATCATCGGGGAGGAGATCCGCGCGCAGCTTGAGGAAGCGGAGGGCAAGCTGCCCGATGCACTAATCGCCTGCGTGGGCGGAGGCAGCAACGCCATCGGCGCATTCTATGACTTCATTCAGGAGCCGGGCGTGCGCCTGATCGGCTGCGAGGCCGCGGGCCGCGGCGTGGATAGTCTGGAGACGGCTGCCACCATCGCCACGGGCAAGCCGGGCATCTTCCACGGCATGAAGTCCCTGTTCTGCCAGGATGCGCAGGGGCAGATCGCGCCAGTGTACTCCATCTCGGCGGGGCTGGATTACCCGGGCATCGGTCCGGAGCACGCGATGCTGCACGCCCAGGGGCGCGCCGAATATGTGCCCGTCACAGACGATGAGGCGGTGGAAGCCTTCGGCTACCTGTCGCGCACCGAGGGCATCATCCCCGCCATTGAGAGTGCGCACGCGGTGGCTTACGCCATGCGCCTGGCGCCCCAAATGCGCCCCGACCAGATCATTGTCGTCAACATCTCGGGCCGCGGGGATAAGGACGTGGCGGCCATCGCCCGCTACAAAGGAGTGGAGATTTATGAGTAA
- a CDS encoding DUF5071 domain-containing protein — protein MCGIDQIMDMLDWNNAAEIQQEGLKLAKQVESINVFIQPLDRQHNKNVWDNCAQVLCDRSDQELKPYLIRLLEWLEDLNWPGALRIFNRLRRYSDKEAFDFSYHECIMRAKALQEEDWLHHLYELRKIDSVYAE, from the coding sequence ATGTGCGGTATTGATCAAATTATGGATATGCTTGACTGGAACAACGCTGCAGAAATACAACAAGAAGGCTTGAAACTTGCAAAACAAGTAGAGAGCATTAACGTATTTATACAACCGCTAGACAGACAACATAACAAAAACGTTTGGGATAATTGTGCGCAAGTATTATGCGATAGATCCGATCAAGAGCTGAAGCCATATCTGATACGATTATTGGAATGGTTGGAAGATCTAAATTGGCCAGGTGCTCTGCGTATTTTTAACCGATTAAGAAGATACTCCGATAAAGAGGCGTTTGACTTTTCCTATCATGAATGTATAATGCGTGCCAAGGCTTTACAAGAAGAAGACTGGTTGCATCATCTATATGAATTACGGAAAATAGACAGTGTATATGCAGAATAG
- a CDS encoding phosphoribosylanthranilate isomerase — protein MTQLKICGLTRAEDVRMCCALGVDIAGFVVEYPGNVPWNLSRKAAAPLLACVSGATRRCIVTGGAPARVLALAEALRPDYVQLHYSETLEETRLVAQALHAMGIRTIKAIPVTPEGACQMPGFSTPEQAARALSGTKAAMLLLDARSACDPAAPGRTLDLALYRRVQQAAALPVALAGGLTPENLASVLTQAAPPMVDILSGVERASGCKDAAAVRRVCTLCGK, from the coding sequence ATGACGCAGCTGAAAATATGCGGCCTGACGCGCGCGGAGGATGTGCGCATGTGCTGTGCGTTGGGCGTGGACATCGCGGGCTTCGTGGTGGAATACCCTGGTAACGTGCCCTGGAACCTGTCGAGAAAAGCGGCGGCACCACTGCTGGCGTGCGTGTCAGGCGCGACCAGGCGCTGCATCGTCACGGGCGGCGCGCCCGCGCGCGTGCTTGCCCTTGCCGAGGCGCTGCGGCCCGACTACGTGCAGCTGCATTACAGCGAGACGCTGGAGGAGACGCGCCTTGTTGCCCAAGCGCTGCATGCCATGGGCATCCGCACCATCAAGGCCATCCCCGTCACGCCGGAGGGTGCCTGCCAGATGCCGGGTTTCAGCACGCCCGAGCAGGCCGCGCGGGCGCTGAGCGGGACCAAGGCGGCGATGCTGCTATTGGACGCGCGCAGCGCGTGCGATCCCGCCGCGCCCGGCCGCACGCTGGATTTGGCGCTGTACCGCCGCGTGCAGCAAGCCGCGGCGCTGCCGGTGGCGCTGGCCGGCGGCCTTACGCCGGAGAATCTTGCAAGCGTGCTCACGCAGGCCGCGCCGCCTATGGTGGACATTCTCTCAGGCGTGGAGCGCGCCTCCGGCTGCAAGGATGCTGCGGCAGTCCGCCGCGTGTGTACGCTGTGCGGCAAGTGA
- a CDS encoding DUF262 domain-containing protein: MENWYEEKDFLECEEEIPVKEYDITATPNDFNVQTLYSLIDHGVIQMPPFQRNYVWDIRRASKLIESIILGLPIPQLFLYEKGRNNFWVIDGQQRLLSIYFFMKQRFPTKRGRVCLRQYLAGDTQIDSSVLANDAYFSNFSLRLPAPVAHEKNKFNKLKYETLGEYKYTFEILRTIRSVVIKQNEPKDDSSIYEIFNRLNTGGQNLSTQEIRMSMYYSAFYRMIIELNEDARWRRILNQQFADGHFRDVEILIRCFAMLFHHETYSATISHFLNAFSKEAKLFSEGTLRYLRELFVSFLDAAQELDAADFKNKGGQFWVSLFESVFVAACHTFFQRREPVQGKISPRLVQQLKKDPAFVAATQRDITSKNNVATRMARAKELIALS, encoded by the coding sequence ATGGAAAACTGGTATGAAGAAAAAGACTTTTTGGAATGCGAGGAAGAAATCCCCGTGAAGGAATACGATATCACAGCAACGCCCAATGACTTTAACGTGCAGACGCTCTACAGCTTAATCGACCATGGCGTCATCCAAATGCCGCCGTTCCAAAGGAATTATGTGTGGGATATCCGGCGCGCCTCCAAGCTGATTGAGTCGATCATACTGGGGCTTCCCATTCCCCAGCTGTTTCTCTACGAAAAAGGGCGCAATAATTTCTGGGTTATCGACGGCCAGCAGCGGCTGCTTTCGATCTACTTTTTTATGAAACAGCGCTTCCCAACAAAACGGGGACGGGTCTGTCTGCGGCAGTATCTGGCGGGTGATACGCAGATTGACAGCAGCGTGCTTGCAAATGACGCGTACTTCAGCAATTTCAGCCTGCGACTCCCCGCGCCTGTTGCGCATGAGAAAAACAAGTTCAATAAGCTCAAATATGAAACGCTGGGCGAGTACAAATATACCTTTGAAATCCTGCGCACCATCCGCTCTGTGGTGATCAAACAGAATGAGCCCAAGGACGATTCCTCGATATATGAGATATTCAACCGTCTCAACACAGGCGGACAAAACCTCTCCACGCAGGAGATACGCATGAGCATGTATTATTCCGCCTTTTACCGCATGATCATTGAACTCAACGAGGATGCGCGCTGGCGCAGGATCCTCAACCAGCAGTTTGCCGATGGGCACTTCCGCGACGTGGAAATCTTGATCCGCTGCTTTGCGATGCTCTTTCATCATGAAACCTACAGCGCCACAATCTCGCACTTCCTCAATGCTTTTTCCAAGGAGGCCAAACTGTTCTCTGAGGGGACGCTGCGCTATCTGCGGGAGCTGTTTGTATCCTTTCTAGATGCGGCGCAGGAACTAGACGCGGCGGATTTCAAGAACAAGGGCGGTCAGTTCTGGGTCTCCCTCTTTGAGTCTGTGTTCGTAGCCGCATGCCACACCTTTTTTCAGAGAAGAGAGCCGGTTCAGGGGAAGATCTCGCCGCGCCTAGTGCAGCAGCTGAAAAAAGACCCGGCGTTTGTGGCGGCCACGCAGCGGGATATTACCTCAAAAAACAACGTTGCAACGCGTATGGCCCGCGCAAAGGAACTGATCGCGCTGTCCTAG
- a CDS encoding HEPN domain-containing protein, which translates to MLTALVKLEEEYEALVGFLMARQELSLVNAVTHNYRKTYLLSCASYYETEIRDIIKGFIRCHCDDARVYEFAVRKGVQRQYHTYFRWEETNNINSFLSLFGEGFKQTVLEEIRTDAHLRACVGAFLTIGRERNAMMHENYITYPLDKTFEELKLLNRRAYQFVTYLKEQFT; encoded by the coding sequence ATGCTTACAGCGCTTGTGAAGCTGGAAGAGGAGTACGAGGCATTGGTCGGTTTTCTGATGGCGAGGCAGGAGCTGTCGCTTGTCAACGCGGTAACGCACAACTACCGCAAGACCTACCTGCTCTCGTGCGCGAGTTATTACGAAACCGAGATCCGGGATATCATCAAGGGCTTTATCCGTTGCCATTGTGATGACGCGCGTGTCTACGAATTTGCCGTGCGCAAGGGCGTACAGCGGCAGTATCATACGTACTTCCGCTGGGAAGAGACAAACAATATCAACAGCTTTCTTAGCCTTTTTGGCGAAGGTTTTAAACAGACCGTGCTGGAAGAGATCCGGACCGATGCGCATCTGCGCGCGTGTGTGGGCGCATTTTTAACCATTGGCAGGGAGCGCAACGCGATGATGCATGAAAATTACATTACCTATCCGCTGGACAAGACCTTTGAGGAGCTGAAATTGCTCAACAGGCGCGCATACCAATTCGTTACGTATCTGAAAGAGCAGTTTACCTGA
- the trpD gene encoding anthranilate phosphoribosyltransferase has product MYKEILTKLTNRMELSEQEISALIAAINKDEISDVQIGGFQVALLMKSPTLRETAAIAKAMRENCVRLAPRVSEPLMDTCGTGGGLSTFNISTATAIVAAAAGIPVAKHGSRSISSLSGSADVLEALGVNINLTPRAAERMIEEIGIAFLYAPLFHPVMCKVLPPEQDLGIKTIFYTIIGPLINPAFATRHILGVYKPELLDTVTMVAKELGYTDALFVHGVDGLDEISLMGPTRVNELRGGQVKTYEIAPEQFGLARCTLQEIKTGAPEVNAACIRGVFSGKIRGAQRDAILLNAAGALYIAGRAADIQQGVGLAAELIDSGKAQRKLEALGAMSHALAQ; this is encoded by the coding sequence ATGTATAAAGAAATCCTTACCAAATTGACCAACCGCATGGAGCTCAGCGAACAGGAAATCTCCGCGCTGATCGCCGCCATCAACAAAGACGAGATCAGCGATGTGCAGATTGGCGGCTTCCAGGTGGCGCTGCTGATGAAGTCCCCCACCCTGCGCGAGACCGCGGCCATTGCCAAGGCGATGCGGGAGAACTGCGTGCGCCTCGCCCCCCGCGTAAGCGAACCGTTGATGGACACCTGCGGCACGGGCGGGGGGCTGAGCACCTTTAACATCTCCACCGCCACCGCCATTGTGGCCGCGGCGGCGGGCATTCCCGTGGCCAAGCACGGCAGCCGCTCCATCTCCAGTCTTTCGGGCAGCGCGGACGTGCTGGAGGCGTTGGGCGTCAACATCAACCTCACGCCCCGCGCGGCGGAGCGGATGATCGAGGAGATCGGCATCGCGTTTCTCTACGCGCCGCTCTTTCATCCGGTGATGTGCAAGGTGCTGCCGCCCGAGCAGGATCTGGGCATCAAGACGATCTTTTACACGATCATCGGCCCACTGATCAACCCCGCGTTTGCCACGCGCCACATCCTGGGCGTCTACAAGCCCGAGCTGCTGGATACCGTGACCATGGTCGCAAAAGAGCTAGGCTACACCGACGCGCTGTTTGTGCACGGCGTGGACGGCTTAGACGAGATTTCGCTGATGGGCCCCACCCGCGTAAACGAGCTGCGCGGCGGTCAGGTCAAAACCTACGAGATTGCGCCGGAGCAGTTCGGCCTTGCGCGCTGCACGCTACAGGAGATCAAGACCGGCGCGCCGGAGGTGAACGCCGCCTGCATCCGCGGGGTGTTTTCCGGCAAGATCCGGGGCGCGCAGCGCGATGCCATATTGCTCAACGCGGCGGGCGCGCTCTACATCGCGGGGCGCGCAGCGGATATTCAGCAGGGCGTGGGCCTTGCGGCGGAGCTGATCGACAGCGGCAAGGCGCAGAGGAAGCTGGAGGCGCTGGGCGCGATGTCCCACGCGCTGGCGCAGTGA
- a CDS encoding RHS repeat-associated core domain-containing protein: MVVKYDQWWNATVYTCNAQEGYTESLRYDLIGRLRQVDGRQNSAVWSYGLDYNDNDELSRMWYTRGSEAANAVNYTYDSSGFNTGANYTHGSTTISQQSTIDGYGRTGSMQLKKGSAVLSSAAYTYASPAPGRTSTRVLSLRNQAGSYDRTLSYTYDAVGNITSVSDGTHTTHYTYDDLYQLVREDNQAAGKTWVWAYDLGGNIKSRVEYSYTTGAVSVENALDTVVYAYGDANWPDKLTGYDGQAITRDAIGNPLSDGEWMYSWEGGRRLAGMSKAGTSLSYAYDASGLRTSKTVNGVKTRYTLMGSLVAYEQTGSEVIYYYYDAVGRPMSMRIGSAQYHYVYNLQGDVIGLVDNTGAVVVEYTYDAWGKPLSVTGSLAGTVGKKNPYRYRGYRYDEETGFYYLQSRYYDPEMGRFINADSYASTGYSPLSSNMFGYCGNNPVNRADPSGHSWEELIELVTRVVTEVGKALTAMRPVYAGLGGLAAADGPLPFGDTVAVAGAVILTAGAIAYGVYQATKTSARSTPKA, encoded by the coding sequence GTGGTTGTAAAATATGATCAATGGTGGAATGCCACGGTATATACGTGTAACGCGCAGGAGGGATATACGGAGTCGCTGCGCTACGACCTGATCGGGCGTCTGCGTCAGGTAGACGGGCGGCAGAACAGCGCGGTATGGAGCTATGGCCTGGATTACAACGACAACGACGAGCTGAGCAGGATGTGGTACACGCGCGGCAGCGAGGCGGCCAACGCAGTGAACTACACGTACGACAGTTCGGGCTTTAATACGGGGGCGAACTACACGCACGGCAGCACGACGATCAGCCAGCAGAGCACGATCGACGGGTACGGACGCACGGGAAGTATGCAGCTTAAGAAGGGGAGCGCGGTGCTGTCGAGCGCGGCGTACACGTACGCAAGCCCGGCGCCGGGGCGCACGTCGACGCGGGTGTTGAGCCTGCGCAACCAGGCGGGGAGCTACGACAGGACGCTGAGCTACACGTACGACGCGGTGGGGAACATCACGTCGGTGAGCGATGGGACGCACACGACGCACTACACGTACGACGATCTGTACCAGCTGGTGCGTGAGGATAACCAGGCTGCGGGCAAGACGTGGGTGTGGGCGTACGACCTGGGAGGAAATATCAAGAGCCGGGTCGAATACAGCTATACAACGGGCGCGGTGTCGGTGGAGAACGCGCTGGACACGGTGGTGTATGCGTACGGGGACGCGAACTGGCCGGATAAGCTGACGGGCTACGACGGCCAGGCGATCACGCGGGACGCAATCGGGAACCCGTTGAGCGACGGGGAGTGGATGTACAGCTGGGAAGGCGGTCGGCGCCTTGCGGGGATGAGCAAGGCGGGGACGAGCCTGAGCTACGCATACGACGCAAGCGGGCTGCGCACGAGCAAGACAGTCAACGGGGTGAAGACGCGCTACACGCTGATGGGGAGCCTTGTGGCGTACGAACAGACGGGCAGCGAGGTGATCTACTACTATTACGACGCGGTGGGCCGGCCGATGAGCATGCGGATCGGGAGCGCGCAGTACCACTACGTGTACAACCTGCAGGGAGATGTGATCGGGCTTGTGGACAACACGGGCGCGGTGGTGGTGGAGTACACGTACGACGCGTGGGGCAAGCCGCTTAGCGTGACGGGGAGCCTGGCGGGCACGGTGGGGAAGAAGAACCCGTACAGGTATAGGGGATACCGTTACGATGAGGAGACGGGGTTCTACTACCTGCAGAGCCGGTACTACGATCCGGAGATGGGGAGGTTTATCAATGCGGACAGCTATGCATCGACGGGATATAGTCCGCTCAGCAGCAATATGTTTGGTTATTGTGGCAATAATCCCGTCAATCGAGCAGATCCATCGGGGCATTCATGGGAAGAGCTCATTGAGCTCGTGACAAGAGTGGTAACAGAGGTTGGTAAGGCACTGACAGCAATGAGGCCAGTGTATGCAGGGCTCGGAGGCCTTGCCGCAGCAGATGGGCCGCTTCCGTTTGGGGATACTGTGGCTGTGGCAGGTGCAGTGATCCTGACGGCAGGTGCTATTGCTTACGGCGTATATCAGGCGACGAAAACATCGGCAAGATCGACGCCAAAGGCATGA
- the trpA gene encoding tryptophan synthase subunit alpha, producing the protein MSKIAQAFAHGKAFIAFVTGGDPDIATSEELICAMAEGGADAIEIGIPFSDPIAEGPVIQAASARALAAGASVDALCDMVARVRRRVDVPLLFMTYANPIFAYGSARFMQRAAAAGIDGLIVPDVPFEEKDEFAAVCDAHGIDLISMVAPTSKARARAIAREARGFLYCVSSLGVTGVRAELGASISEVIRQAKQAADIPCAIGFGIATKEQARQMAAYADGVIVGSAIVRLVAAHGRQSVPVVRDYVRGMKQALVRAGLF; encoded by the coding sequence ATGAGTAAGATAGCCCAGGCATTTGCGCATGGCAAGGCGTTTATCGCCTTTGTCACCGGCGGCGATCCGGATATCGCCACCAGCGAGGAACTCATCTGCGCCATGGCCGAGGGGGGCGCGGACGCCATTGAGATCGGCATTCCATTTTCCGATCCCATCGCGGAGGGGCCGGTGATTCAGGCGGCAAGCGCGCGTGCGCTCGCCGCGGGCGCCAGCGTGGACGCTCTCTGTGACATGGTGGCGCGTGTGCGCCGCAGGGTGGACGTGCCGCTGCTGTTTATGACGTACGCCAACCCCATCTTTGCCTACGGCAGCGCGCGCTTCATGCAGCGCGCCGCGGCGGCGGGCATCGACGGGCTGATCGTGCCCGACGTGCCCTTTGAGGAAAAAGACGAGTTTGCCGCCGTGTGCGATGCGCATGGCATCGACCTGATATCCATGGTAGCGCCCACATCCAAAGCGCGCGCACGCGCCATCGCAAGGGAGGCCAGGGGTTTTTTGTACTGCGTATCCTCGCTGGGCGTGACCGGCGTACGCGCCGAACTGGGCGCCAGCATCAGCGAGGTGATCCGCCAGGCCAAGCAGGCGGCGGATATCCCCTGCGCCATCGGCTTTGGCATCGCCACCAAGGAGCAGGCGCGCCAGATGGCCGCCTATGCCGACGGTGTGATCGTGGGCAGTGCCATCGTGCGCCTGGTGGCCGCGCACGGCCGCCAGAGCGTGCCCGTGGTGCGCGACTACGTGCGCGGCATGAAGCAAGCCCTTGTGCGGGCGGGACTGTTTTAA
- a CDS encoding indole-3-glycerol-phosphate synthase, whose amino-acid sequence MKHPFSQALLDRARAGRVPVIADIKARSPKEGDLLRGRDPVQIARALKAAGAPCLSVVTEQTHFCGSLDMLRRVSEASGLPVLRKDFITSARDLAKTRDAGAAAILLICSMHAPARLETLYRAASDLGLEALVETHTAQELAFAQDLGAQLIGVNNRDILRLEQDAGDVGTTESLLGAANKKGLRVSESGIQTPKDVRRARAAGADAVLVGTALLKAADIAGCYRVLEEAL is encoded by the coding sequence GTGAAGCACCCTTTTTCGCAGGCGCTGCTTGACAGGGCACGCGCTGGACGGGTGCCCGTGATCGCGGACATCAAGGCGCGTTCCCCCAAGGAAGGCGACCTGCTGCGGGGGCGCGATCCCGTGCAGATCGCGCGCGCACTCAAAGCGGCGGGCGCGCCCTGCCTTTCGGTAGTGACGGAGCAGACGCACTTTTGCGGTTCGCTCGATATGCTGCGCAGGGTGTCGGAGGCAAGTGGTCTGCCCGTGCTGCGCAAGGATTTTATCACCAGCGCGCGGGACCTGGCGAAGACACGCGATGCGGGCGCGGCCGCGATCCTGCTGATCTGCAGCATGCACGCGCCTGCGCGCCTGGAGACGCTCTACCGCGCGGCCAGCGATCTGGGCTTGGAGGCGCTGGTGGAGACCCACACGGCGCAGGAGCTTGCGTTTGCGCAAGATTTGGGCGCGCAGCTTATCGGCGTCAACAACCGGGACATCCTGCGCCTTGAGCAAGATGCGGGGGATGTGGGCACCACCGAGTCGCTGCTGGGCGCGGCAAACAAGAAGGGCCTGCGCGTCAGCGAGAGTGGCATCCAAACGCCCAAGGACGTGCGCCGCGCACGCGCCGCGGGCGCGGACGCGGTGCTGGTGGGCACGGCGCTGCTCAAGGCGGCGGATATCGCAGGGTGTTACCGCGTGCTGGAGGAGGCGCTATGA